One Vigna unguiculata cultivar IT97K-499-35 chromosome 7, ASM411807v1, whole genome shotgun sequence genomic region harbors:
- the LOC114191392 gene encoding uncharacterized protein LOC114191392, protein MVGKREVKSSPHSWNKGKKTKMEKDAHVRIVHRCDTKYIVEVNNVLKATHRKRIEGTPFRWCLSLDKVLEINCPLIREVLNRWVVDGEFIRVGPHLVRLSIYDVCICLGLTMVGKSVPFDSEVSGLVGSLFENKPISVRDISKKIKNYVSSDDDDDVQSVCRLYLLLCFSVFYFPRTSRTVNNMPFKILDNLDNLSDFNWADSVHTFLIGGMNRGRKVLLENQNSSSLNIAGCVAVIQIWAARRLGLEDVQTENQFPRILHWPLVKIRTVNIESLFEKNKVVFDWSLSDEDNNNPIVQTALSVLHEGTAKDDDNEFRGRSKAEVELEEKIQKHEMLIKEMKAELKKMRSEYLGRTAADTCDGEANVLNEDHCPPFEQKKTGPQDCVVEANVLNSVHGSPQQQEECNKVEVSPSPQKECDQSRIDMGKLYKDVTAHGSCSIVYAEVKGQLLRSNECHGFRPRGWIDNMSVLFAASYFMYKEKSQTERVNRVIFSPLYTNTVIIECNKRKINRRVWRVDDYRHYLPPDLCSIQEILRADLMQNVENLFWLLMNDKNQMKPTFELVIDDLPHQPNLHDCGILVLKYLQMWDGLKRFDGKNMPSYSCEELQHLRQHYICEWLLDPKNLHRETVLQRFQPYIRN, encoded by the exons ATGGTAGGGAAAAGGGAAGTGAAATCTTCTCCGCATTCATGGAATAAGGGTAAGAAGACGAAGATGGAGAAGGATGCCCAT GTGAGGATCGTGCATCGTTGTGATACAAAATACATTGTTGAAGTAAACAATGTACTCAAAGCAACCCACCGTAAGCGGATTGAAGGAACACCATTTAGATGGTGTTTGTCTCTGGACAAGGTGTTGGAAATAAATTGCCCTTTGATTAGGGAAGTTTTGAATCGGTGGGTTGTAGATGGGGAATTCATTCGTGTTGGCCCGCACTTAGTTCGCTTATCAATATATGATGTTTGTATATGCTTAGGTCTTACTATGGTTGGTAAATCTGTTCCATTTGATAGTGAAGTTAGTGGGTTAGTAGGTTCACTTTTTGAGAACAAACCTATTTCGGTCCGAGATATAAGTAAGAAGATTAAGAACTATGTTAgtagtgatgatgatgatgatgtacaAAGTGTTTGTAGGTTGTACTTGTTACTTTGTTTCTCTGTCTTTTATTTTCCTAGGACTTCTAGGACCGTGAACAATATGCCTTTCAAAATCTTAGACAATCTAGACAACCTTAGTGACTTTAATTGGGCCGATTCTGTTCATACCTTTTTGATTGGTGGTATGAATCGTGGACGTAAGGTTCTACTAGAAAACCAAAATTCAAGTAGCCTTAACATAGCCGGTTGTGTTGCAGTTATACag aTTTGGGCTGCCCGTCGACTTGGGTTAGAAGATGTacaaactgaaaatcaattccCAAGAATTTTGCACTGGCCATTGGTGAAGATTAGGACAGTTAACATTGAGTCcctttttgaaaagaataaa GTTGTTTTTGATTGGTCTCTAAGTGATGAAGACAATAACAACCCAATTGTTCAAACTGCACTTAGTGTTTTGCATGAAGGCACTGCAAAAGACGACGACAACGAATTTCGTGGTCGTTCTAAAGCTGAAGTGGAATTGgaagagaaaatacaaaagCATGAAATGCTAATTAAGGAGATGAAGGCAGAATTGAAAAAGATGCGTTCTGAATACCTTGGAAGGACTGCAGCTGACACCTGTGATGGTGAAGCAAATGTGTTAAATGAAGATCATTGTCCTCCATTTGAGCAGAAGAAGACTGGACCTCAGGATTGTGTTGTTGAAGCTAATGTTTTGAATTCAGTTCATGGTTCTCCACAACAGCAGGAAGAGTGTAACAAAGTTGAGGTTTCCCCTTCACCGCAAAAAGAGTGTGACCAATCAAGGATTGATATGGGTAAATTGTACAAGGATGTGACCGCTCATGGAAGTTGTAG CATTGTTTACGCTGAAGTGAAAGGGCAATTATTAAGAAGCAATGAGTGCCATGGCTTTCGTCCTCGGGGTTGGATTGATAACATG TCTGTTTTGTTTGCTGCAAGTTACTTCATGTATAAAGAGAAAAGTCAGACTGAGAGAGTAAATAGAGTTATTTTCAGCCCTTTGTATACA AATACGGTGATCATCGAATGTAACAAGAGAAAGATTAATAGACGTGTCTGGCGTGTGGACGACTATAGGCATTACCTTCCGCCTGATTTGTGTTCTATTCAAGAAATTTTAAGAGCTGATCTG atGCAGAATGTGGAGAACCTTTTTTGGCTTCTGATGAATGATAAGAACCAAATGAAACCAACATTTGAACTAGTCATTGACGACCTTCCTCATCAACCAAATTT GCATGACTGTGGCATTTTGGTCTTAAAGTATCTTCAGATGTGGGATGGACTTAAAAGATTTGATGGAAAAAACATGCCTTCATACTCTTGT GAGGAGCTGCAACATTTGAGACAACATTACATTTGTGAATGGTTGCTTGACCCAAAAAATTTGCATAGAGAGACTGTTCTTCAAAGATTTCAACCATACATTAGGAATTAG